Sequence from the Nocardia brasiliensis genome:
ACAACCATCGCACGTCTTCCTGAGAAAATCCCAAATTGTGAGCCAGCCAACCCCCGGCCGCTGCCGGGCCCGAGGGCAAAACACCAGGTTGGAGTCGCGATCGAGGCCGTGATGCGGCAGGGTGATTCCACCATGACCGACTACGACGATCCCCCGCTGCCGAGCAGGTGGCGCCACGGCGCCCGGCTGGCACTGTGCGTCGCGTTCCTGCTCGGATTGTTCTATCTGGTCGCCATCGCCCGGGTCGTCGACGTCGCGGGCGTGCGCGACGCGATCGGTGCGACCGGCCCGGCCGCACCGCTGCTCTACGCCGCGGCGGCGGCACTGCTCGGCGCCGTCTTCGTGCCGGGACCCATTCTGGCCGCGGGTAGCGGGCTGCTGTTCGGTCCGGTGCTCGGCACCTTCGTCACGTTGGGCGCGGTGGTCGGCACGGCAACGACCGCGAGCTTTCTCGGCAGACGCGCGGGACGCGACAGCGCCCGCGCCCTGCTCGGTGCCGACCGCGCCGACCGCATCGACGCCGCCGTCGAGCGCGGTGGCCTCTGGGCGGTGGTCGGGCAGCGGTTCGTGCCGGGCATTTCGGATGCGCTGGCGTCGTATGTCTTCGGCGCGTTCGGAGTTCCGTTGTGGCAGATGGCCGTCGGCGCGTTCATCGGCTCGGCGCCGCGCGCCTTCGTCTACACCGCGCTCGGCGCGTCGATCGGCGATCTGTCGGCGCCCCTGGCCTACACCGCGATCGCGGTGTGGTGCGTGGTGGCCGTGCTCGGCGCCTTCGCCGCGCACCGCGGCTTGCGGACCTGGCGCGACCACAGCCGCGCCGGGGCGTCGGCGCGGGACGCGGCCGACGACACCGACCGGCCCGAGAGTCACTAACCGATCGGCAGCACGCTGAAGATGGGGTGATAGACCCAATCCAGGATGCGCTGCGCGTCGTCCTTCGCGGCGACGGCGCCGTAGGGCGAGCTGTGCAGAACCACGCCGATCAACGGTATTCCGGCCCGAACGGTGTGGAACAGCAAGCAGGTTCCCGCCGCGTTGGTGTATCCGGTCTTGATGCCCGAGGCCCCGGGATACTGCCCGAGCAGCAGGTTCGTGGTGTGCCAGACGTGCTCACGATTGCCCGGTCCCGCCGGGATGTGGTAGTCGGGCGTGCCGACGATGTCGCGCAGGACCGGCTGCCGGATCGTGCGCAGCCCGAGTGCGATCAGGTCCGCCGGAGTCGAGTAGGTGGCATCGTCCGTCGGCGTCGGCAAACCACTGGGGTCGGCGAAAAACGTTCCGGTCAAACCCATTTGCCGTGCGAGACCGTTCATCCGCGCCAGGAAGCCCGTTTGGCCGGGCCCGAAGGCCTCGGCGAGGGTGTAGGCAGCGTCGCAGCCCGACGGCAGCATCAGCGCGTAAAGCAGCTGACGCGCGGTGAGCACCTCGCCGGGGGCCAGGCCCGCGGTGCTGCCGTCGTGACGGATGCAGTAGGCGATGCTCTCCGCGGGCACGGCGACCGGCCGATCGAGGTCGCCGCTCTCGGCCACGACCAGCGCCGTCATCACCTTCGCGATACTGGCGATCGGGAGCGGGGTGTTCAGCCCGCGCGACCACAGCACCGTGCCGGTGAGCCCATCGGCCAGCGCGGCCCCGGACGCCTGCACACCGTCCGGCTCCGGCGTCGTCCAGGGCAACTGGCTTTGCGCGGGAGTGGCGGCGACTCCCTGCCCGACCGCGACGAGCAGCACACCGGCGAGAACCGCTTGCAACAGTCGGGCGAATATTCGCATGGGCTGCATTCTGCCGTTTCCCACCGACGACCAGCGGTATTTCCACGCGCGTCACCCGGGAGAAAGTTCGGCGACTCGGCCCCGCACGAAACAATTCGGCGATGAGCTATCCCTTGGCCGCCAAAGCGCCCGCGGTCACCTCCAAGGCCGACGCGGTGCATGCCACGACACCGATCGAGAGTTTGGCCTGCGGCGAGGTGCCCCGGGTGGTCAGCGCGCCGAAGGCATCCCATGCGTCGACGGCCGCGCTCGCCAACAGGCTTCTCGACAGCACGGAGGGGTCTGACCCGGCCGCCGACAATGTCACGGCGCCGATGAGGACCTCTCGGACGCCGAGCATCTTGTCGGTGACCCGCAATTCGGGAGTGTCACTTTTCGACCCGAAGGTGGTGGCATTGAGCAGTTTCGGAGTGAACATATATCCGACGCCCAGCAAAATTCGGGCTACGCTCAGCGCGGTGGACAATGGTCGAACCAACCTGTTCATATTCGCAATACTCCCCTTTCGGCGCATGTCGACGCCAGGACACGGGTATGACAATTCCGGCCAATCCACGTCCGGCACCAGGCCCAGGTCGGCCGTGAGGGCCGAGACCTGGTAGCCGTTCGAGCCGACCGCCGCGACTCGAGCGGGTGCTCGCCCAGACCGCGAGTGAAACCCACAGGCGGCACTGTCCTTACGCGCACCGGCTGACCTGCGGCGGCTACGGGGATCGGCGGTCGGCGCGGCACTTGTCGGTGCCGTCACATACCTTGAGCGCATCGTGATCGACCGGGAGGGAGAACGATGGCCTCGAATCCGAGTGCCACGCCGGCGCAGTCGGCTTGGGAAAACGCTTCTGTAGTGCGGGTTTTGCCCGCCGTGGCACCGCGCAAGCTGAACAAGGTGCCGTTCGTGGAGCTTGCCGACGGACGCCTGCAGGGCGTGGTGTCGAGCGGCTCCGACATCGCCCGCGTGTACGTGGCCTCGGTGACCGCGGTGACGCACGGGCTGAGCTGCAGCACCAACAACAACCGGCCGTGCGGCGGGCTGAACCAGGGGTGGACCTGCAAGCACCTGGATTCGCTCATCGATGAAGCGGTGCTCCAGTACGGACCGGATCGGGTGGCCCGATTCCTGCGCGTCGAGGTGCCTGATGGCGCTCGAATCACCAGCTGCCTCAACGGAACTCGCGATCCGGCTCCGGCCGCCGCGGTGTTCAGCCGGTTCCTGCGGCACCTGACCTACCTCGAGCTGCCGGGCAGCACGACGCCGATCCCGGAGCTGCACTGGTTCCC
This genomic interval carries:
- a CDS encoding TVP38/TMEM64 family protein; this encodes MTDYDDPPLPSRWRHGARLALCVAFLLGLFYLVAIARVVDVAGVRDAIGATGPAAPLLYAAAAALLGAVFVPGPILAAGSGLLFGPVLGTFVTLGAVVGTATTASFLGRRAGRDSARALLGADRADRIDAAVERGGLWAVVGQRFVPGISDALASYVFGAFGVPLWQMAVGAFIGSAPRAFVYTALGASIGDLSAPLAYTAIAVWCVVAVLGAFAAHRGLRTWRDHSRAGASARDAADDTDRPESH
- a CDS encoding D-alanyl-D-alanine carboxypeptidase family protein; protein product: MRIFARLLQAVLAGVLLVAVGQGVAATPAQSQLPWTTPEPDGVQASGAALADGLTGTVLWSRGLNTPLPIASIAKVMTALVVAESGDLDRPVAVPAESIAYCIRHDGSTAGLAPGEVLTARQLLYALMLPSGCDAAYTLAEAFGPGQTGFLARMNGLARQMGLTGTFFADPSGLPTPTDDATYSTPADLIALGLRTIRQPVLRDIVGTPDYHIPAGPGNREHVWHTTNLLLGQYPGASGIKTGYTNAAGTCLLFHTVRAGIPLIGVVLHSSPYGAVAAKDDAQRILDWVYHPIFSVLPIG